One genomic window of Cyprinus carpio isolate SPL01 chromosome A23, ASM1834038v1, whole genome shotgun sequence includes the following:
- the LOC109092283 gene encoding E3 ubiquitin-protein ligase TRIM39-like, with protein sequence MASSSGPLNEELQCSICLDVLTDPVTTPCGHNFCRTCLNKCWTNIQTCFCPLCKENFSRRPDLKINTALREVVQHFKEKFNLEKSELLCDFCDERKQKAVKSCLTCQSSYCETHLEPHLRVPRLKKHTLINAVENLEDYICQKHERPLKLFCRDDQTCVCLSCTEGDHRTHNTVPIEEESQEKKIQLFQTQTDVQQMIQNRMKKIEEIQHSVELRKRNTEEEKSSIVELFTDLIRSIERCQSELLKMMEEQQKAAEKQAEDLIKELQQEITDLKKRNTELEQISHTDDHLHILQMHSSLNRRPGTKNWTEIRIDSDVNVFPLHRALTQLKKTQEALNKKLSQTGLGCVQKYAVDVTLDPATAYPYLILSDDGKQVSDGDIEQDVPENPKRFEDVSCVLAKEGFSSGRFYYEVQVKGKTEWDLGVARESVHRKRDISSSPEDGLWSMILINQNQYIACDNPAVIFSHTKTPEKVGVFVDYEEGLVSFYDVGSRSHIYSFTGQTFTDKFYPYFSPCDNDKAKNSNPLIISPVS encoded by the exons ATGGCATCCTCCAGTGGTCCACTAaatgaggagctccagtgctccATCTGTCTGGATGTGTTGACTGATCCAGTCACCACTCCATGTGGACACAACTTCTGCAGAACCTGCCTGAACAAGTGCTGGACAAACATACAGACCTGCTTCTGTCCACTCTGTAAAGAAAACTTCAGCAGAAGACCTGATCTCAAGATTAATACAGCACTCAGAGAGGTTGTGCAACACTTTAAGGAGAAGTTCAATCTAGAAAAATCTGAGCTGTTGTGTGACTTCTGTGATGAAAGAAAGCAGAAAGCTGTGAAGTCCTGCCTGACGTGTCAAAGCTCTTACTGTGAGACTCACCTGGAGCCTCATCTCAGAGTCCCACGTCTAAAGAAACACACACTGATCAACGCTGTGGAAAATCTAGAGGATTATATATGCCAGAAACACGAGAGACCTCTGAAGCTGTTCTGCAGAGATGAtcagacgtgtgtgtgtctgtcctgcACTGAAGGAGACCACAGGACTCACAACACTGTTCCTATAGAGGAGGAGAGTCAAGAGAAGAAG ATTCAGCTGTTTCAGACACAGACAGACGTGCAGCAGATGATCCAGAACAGAATGAAGAAGATTGAAGAGATCCAGCACTCAGTAGAGCTGAGAAAG AGGAACACAGAGGAAGAGAAATCGTCCATTGTTGAGCTCTTCACTGATCtgatccgctccattgagagatgtcagtctgagctgctgaagatgatggaggaacagcagaaagcagcagagaAACAGGCTGAAGATCTCATTAAAGAGCTGCAGCAGGAAATCACTGATCTGAAGAAGAGAAACACTGAGCTGGAGCAGATCTCACACACTGACGATCATCTGCACATCCTGCAG ATGCACTCATCCCTAAACAGGCGTCCAGGCACCAAGAACTGGACTGAGATCAGGATTGACTCTGATGTGAATGTGTTCCCTCTGCATAGAGCTCTGACTCAACTGAAGAAAACTCAGGAGGCTCTAAATAAAAAACTCAGTCAAACTG GGTTGGGGTGTGTACAGAAGTATGCAG TGGATGTGACTCTGGATCCTGCCACGGCTTATCCATATCTCATCCTGTCTGATGATGGAAAACAAGTCAGTGATGGAGATATTGAGCAGGACGTCCCAGAAAACCCAAAGAGATTTGAAGATGTTTCATGTGTTCTGGCAAAGGAGGGATTCAGTTCAGGGAGATTTTATTATGAGGTGCAGGTGAAGGGAAAGACTGAGTGGGATTTAGGAGTGGCCAGAGAATCCGTTCACAGGAAGAGGGACATTAGTTCGAGCCCTGAGGATGGTCTCTGGTCAATGATTTTGATTAATCAGAATCAGTATATAGCTTGTGATAATCCAGCAGTCATTTTCTCTCACACAAAGACACCTGAGAAGGTGggagtgtttgtggattatgaggaGGGTCTGGTCTCGTTTTATGACGTGGGCTCCAGATCTCATATCTACTCTTTTACTGGTCAGACTTTCACTGATAAATTCTATCCATATTTTAGCCCATGTGATAATGATAAAGCTAAAAACTCAAACCCACTTATAATTTCACCTGTCAGTTGA
- the LOC109102695 gene encoding E3 ubiquitin-protein ligase TRIM39-like has translation MASSSGPLNEELQCSICLDVFTDPVTTPCGHNFCRTCLIKCWTNTQTCFCPLCKEQFNKKPDLKINTTLREVVQHFKEKLNLEEPEVFCDICDERKQKAVKSCLTCQSSYCETHLEPHLRVPCLKKHTLINAVENLEDYICQKHERPLELFCRDDQTCVCLFCTEGEHRTHNTVPIEEESQQKKIQLFQTQTDVQQMIQNRMKKIQEIQHSAELRKRNTVEEKSSSVDLFTDLIRSIERCQSELLKMMEEQQKTAEKQAEDLIKELHQEITDLKKRNTELEQISHTDDHLHLLQMYSTLCSRPHTKNWTEISIDSDVDVFPLYRALTQLKKTHKTLNEKLCQTGLDWAQKFAVDVTLDPDTANPYLLLSDDGKQVSRGNIKQDVPENPKRFDNGVLAKEGFSSGRFYYEVQVKGKTEWYLGVARESINRKEISLSPEDGLWIMVLNDQSEFLAFDNLSVGFSHTKTPEKVGVFVDYEEGLVSFYDVGSRSHIYSFTGQTFTEKLYPCFNPGVNDKGKNSNPLIISPVSSN, from the exons ATGGCATCCTCCAGTGGTCCACTAaatgaggagctccagtgctccATCTGTCTGGATGTGTTCACTGATCCAGTCACCACTCCATGTGGACACAACTTCTGCAGAACCTGCCTGATCAAGTGCTGGACAAACACACAGACCTGCTTCTGTCCACTCTGTAAAGAACAATTCAACAAAAAGCCTGATCTCAAGATTAATACAACACTCAGAGAGGTTGTGCAACACTTTAAGGAGAAGCTCAATCTTGAAGAACCTGAAGTGTTTTGTGACATCTGTGATGAAAGAAAGCAGAAAGCTGTGAAGTCCTGCCTGACGTGTCAAAGCTCTTACTGTGAGACTCACCTGGAGCCTCATCTCAGAGTCCCATGTCTAAAGAAACACACACTGATCAACGCTGTGGAAAATCTGGAGGATTATATATGCCAGAAACACGAAAGACCTCTGGAGCTGTTCTGCAGAGATgatcagacgtgtgtgtgtttgttctgcactGAAGGAGAACACAGGACTCACAACACTGTTCCTATAGAGGAGGAGAGTCAACAGAAGAAG ATTCAGCTGTTTCAGACACAGACAGACGTGCAGCAGATGATCCAGAACAGAATGAAGAAGATTCAAGAGATCCAGCACTCAGCAGAGCTGAGAAAG AGGAACACAGTGGAAGAGAAATCGTCCAGTGTTGATCTCTTCACTGATCtgatccgctccattgagagatgtcagtctgagctgctgaagatgatGGAGGAACAGCAGAAAACAGCAGAGAAACAGGCTGAAGATCTCATTAAAGAGCTGCATCAGGAAATCACTGATCTGAAGAAGAGAAACACTGAGCTGGAGCAGATCTCACACACTGACGATCATCTGCACCTCCTACAG ATGTACTCAACCCTGTGCAGTCGTCCACACACCAAGAACTGGACTGAGATCAGTATCGACTCTGATGTGGATGTGTTCCCTCTGTATAGAGCTCTGACTCAACTGAAGAAAACTCACAAGACACTAAATGAAAAACTCTGTCAAACTG GGCTGGACTGGGCACAGAAGTTTGCAG TGGATGTGACTCTGGATCCTGATACAGCGAATCCATATCTCCTCCTGTCTGATGATGGAAAACAAGTCAGTCGTGGAAATATTAAGCAGGACGTCCCAGAAAACCCAAAGAGATTTGATAATGGTGTTCTGGCGAAGGAGGGATTCAGTTCAGGGAGATTTTACTATGAGGTGCAGGTGAAGGGAAAGACTGAGTGGTATTTAGGAGTGGCCAGAGAATCCATTAACAGGAAGGAGATTAGTCTGAGCCCTGAGGATGGTCTCTGGATAATGGTATTGAATGATCAGAGTGAGTTTTTAGCTTTTGATAATCTATCAGTCGGTTTCTCTCACACAAAGACACCTGAGAAGGTGggagtgtttgtggattatgaggaGGGTCTGGTCTCGTTTTATGACGTGGGCTCCAGATCTCATATCTACTCTTTCACTGGTCAGACTTTCACTGAGAAACTCTATCCATGTTTTAACCCAGGTGTTAATGATAAAGGTAAAAACTCAAACCCACTGATCATCTCACCTGTCAGTTCAAATTAA